In a single window of the Megalobrama amblycephala isolate DHTTF-2021 linkage group LG3, ASM1881202v1, whole genome shotgun sequence genome:
- the atxn1l gene encoding ataxin-1-like isoform X2, with protein MKPVHERNQECLPPKKRDLPVNNNNNNTSTNNNSSSSISGGAGGSGIGSGGGGEDGPSSQSSGVSGEGQSGSGEWVRAQPSVHYGVEGAEGLIGVPVDQYSMLYKVALPAGTYSPTSLHPVLSHISPAYNVPSSVLQHTSVPYPPHGYTQIPHSSLQFVSSPYATAVPYALPPGFVPSPLMPPQSAISQPHLVPYPSVIQEGVVSSPPQQQVSYTKMLPSEQAAALGTVGMLSAGELSPRGVPVFYNPAVRGVQPQRDLHSSSLEQEREVNGGDRDHGGRESHQDAVYSARSARMLQAAALEAQQDKSLKSRRPEGRMSPGQSSTPDTDLEVQQVVGRLASPVHGTSRKEAAHVPLNLSQSSQRSRETQSEVRTAYALNPAESRAHQQHIVQQGHAVILANGQPVLVPLDYHHHQQQQQQQQQHYQSNDVASPAIVASQATYTKAMDAAACLPERAVAELPPQHGQQLPTPTPGALPQAPLLAPTGPSHFMKGAIIQLATGELKRVEDLQTQDFVRSAEVSGGLKIDSSMVVDIRASQRPGLVALHFNVGEQQSKVTIDVPPEHPFFVFGQGWSSCSPERTAQLYGLTCHHLQVGDVCVSVTLQQQAALQQKPPQQMQARTPTKANSTSGAPPQPMGPPAPQHTPRPPNQLKMERIHRERDRDKEETMQVGGLRHIDAPPRPNRTSAEHTRSQSNYYLHTEGHAPPGTGAGASSVGASQRRWSAPGFQRYSIKNEDGSLASAATSSSSRPSFIPQEVKLSIEGRSNAGK; from the exons ATGAAACCAGTCCATGAGCGCAACCAGGAGTGCCTCCCTCCCAAGAAGCGGGACCTCCCtgttaacaacaacaacaacaacacctccaccaacaacaacagcagcagtagcatCAGCGGCGGAGCGGGAGGCAGTGGAATTGGGAGTGGAGGAGGAGGTGAGGATGGCCCATCTTCACAAAGCTCTGGAGTGAGCGGAGAAGGCCAAAGTGGTAGTGGCGAGTGGGTGCGAGCCCAGCCGAGCGTGCATTATGGGGTGGAGGGTGCTGAGGGTCTCATCGGGGTACCCGTGGATCAGTATAGCATGCTCTATAAAGTAGCTTTGCCCGCTGGCACCTACTCACCCACCAGTCTGCACCCTGTTCTTAGCCACATTTCTCCTGCCTACAACGTACCTTCCTCGGTGTTACAGCATACGAGTGTTCCCTACCCTCCGCATGGCTACACCCAGATCCCACACTCCTCCTTGCAGTTTGTTAGCTCTCCGTACGCGACCGCGGTTCCCTACGCCTTGCCTCCGGGATTTGTTCCCAGTCCCTTAATGCCACCTCAGTCCGCCATTTCACAGCCACACCTGGTTCCATACCCATCAGTGATTCAGGAAGGAGTGGTCTCGTCCCCTCCGCAGCAGCAGGTCTCGTACACCAAAATGCTCCCGTCTGAGCAGGCGGCGGCACTCGGGACTGTAGGGATGCTGTCTGCCGGGGAGCTCAGCCCGAGAGGCGTGCCTGTGTTCTACAACCCCGCCGTCAGGGGCGTCCAACCTCAACGAGACCTGCACAGCAGCTCCCTAGAGCAGGAAAGGGAGGTGAATGGTGGGGACAGAGACCACGGAGGCAGGGAGAGCCATCAGGATGCAGTTTATTCGGCCAGAAGTGCACGGATGCTGCAGGCAGCTGCGCTGGAGGCCCAGCAAGACAAGAGCTTGAAAAGCCGCAGGCCGGAGGGCAGAATGTCGCCAGGACAGAGCAGCACGCCAGACACTGATCTCGAG GTCCAGCAGGTGGTTGGACGACTGGCCTCTCCTGTCCATGGCACGAGTCGCAAGGAAGCAGCACATGTCCCTCTGAACCTGTCTCAAAGCTCTCAAAGGAGTCGAGAGACTCAGAGCGAAGTCAGAACAGCATATGCATTAAATCCTGCTGAATCCAGAGCTCATCAGCAGCATATCGTTCAACAAGGTCATGCCGTGATCTTGGCCAATGGGCAGCCTGTTCTCGTGCCCCTGGACTACCATCAccaccaacagcagcagcagcaacagcagcagcattatCAATCCAACGATGTGGCCTCACCAGCCATCGTTGCTTCTCAAGCTACATATACAAAAGCCATGGATGCAGCAGCGTGTCTCCCGGAGCGGGCGGTGGCAGAGCTGCCTCCCCAACACGGTCAGCAGCTTCCCACTCCAACTCCTGGTGCTTTACCACAGGCTCCTCTACTGGCACCCACCGGCCCGTCGCACTTCATGAAGGGCGCCATCATCCAGTTGGCTACCGGAGAGCTCAAGCGTGTGGAAGATCTGCAGACTCAGGACTTTGTGCGGAGCGCAGAAGTGAGCGGTGGGCTTAAGATCGACTCGAGCATGGTGGTGGACATCCGTGCTAGTCAGCGGCCTGGCCTAGTGGCGCTGCATTTCAACGTAGGGGAGCAGCAGAGCAAAGTGACTATAGATGTTCCCCCCGAACACCCATTTTTCGTTTTCGGACAGGGCTGGTCGTCCTGTAGCCCCGAGCGGACTGCCCAACTGTACGGTCTCACCTGCCACCATCTGCAAGTGGGTGATGTCTGCGTGTCCGTGACGCTGCAGCAGCAAGCCGCGTTACAGCAGAAACCGCCGCAGCAAATGCAGGCCCGGACTCCCACCAAAGCCAACTCCACGTCAGGAGCCCCACCTCAGCCCATGGGCCCCCCTGCGCCCCAGCACACCCCTCGGCCACCAAACCAATTAAAGATGGAGCGCATCCACAGAGAGAGGGACAGAGACAAGGAAGAGACCATGCAGGTCGGGGGTCTTCGACATATCGATGCGCCCCCCAGACCGAACAGGACTTCAGCAGAGCACACTCGGAGCCAGAGCAACTACTATTTGCACACTGAGGGTCATGCTCCACCGGGAACCGGAGCGGGAGCCTCTTCCGTAGGGGCGTCCCAGAGGCGCTGGTCTGCCCCTGGCTTCCAAAGATACAGCATCAAGAATGAGGACGGAAGTTTAGCCTCAGCTGCCACCTCTAGCTCCTCTCGGCCATCGTTTATCCCTCAGGAGGTCAAGCTATCCATCGAGGGGCGCTCGAACGCCGGCAAGTAG
- the atxn1l gene encoding ataxin-1-like isoform X1 — MKPVHERNQECLPPKKRDLPVNNNNNNTSTNNNSSSSISGGAGGSGIGSGGGGEDGPSSQSSGVSGEGQSGSGEWVRAQPSVHYGVEGAEGLIGVPVDQYSMLYKVALPAGTYSPTSLHPVLSHISPAYNVPSSVLQHTSVPYPPHGYTQIPHSSLQFVSSPYATAVPYALPPGFVPSPLMPPQSAISQPHLVPYPSVIQEGVVSSPPQQQVSYTKMLPSEQAAALGTVGMLSAGELSPRGVPVFYNPAVRGVQPQRDLHSSSLEQEREVNGGDRDHGGRESHQDAVYSARSARMLQAAALEAQQDKSLKSRRPEGRMSPGQSSTPDTDLEVRNGWLTIGSMCYNVQQVVGRLASPVHGTSRKEAAHVPLNLSQSSQRSRETQSEVRTAYALNPAESRAHQQHIVQQGHAVILANGQPVLVPLDYHHHQQQQQQQQQHYQSNDVASPAIVASQATYTKAMDAAACLPERAVAELPPQHGQQLPTPTPGALPQAPLLAPTGPSHFMKGAIIQLATGELKRVEDLQTQDFVRSAEVSGGLKIDSSMVVDIRASQRPGLVALHFNVGEQQSKVTIDVPPEHPFFVFGQGWSSCSPERTAQLYGLTCHHLQVGDVCVSVTLQQQAALQQKPPQQMQARTPTKANSTSGAPPQPMGPPAPQHTPRPPNQLKMERIHRERDRDKEETMQVGGLRHIDAPPRPNRTSAEHTRSQSNYYLHTEGHAPPGTGAGASSVGASQRRWSAPGFQRYSIKNEDGSLASAATSSSSRPSFIPQEVKLSIEGRSNAGK; from the exons ATGAAACCAGTCCATGAGCGCAACCAGGAGTGCCTCCCTCCCAAGAAGCGGGACCTCCCtgttaacaacaacaacaacaacacctccaccaacaacaacagcagcagtagcatCAGCGGCGGAGCGGGAGGCAGTGGAATTGGGAGTGGAGGAGGAGGTGAGGATGGCCCATCTTCACAAAGCTCTGGAGTGAGCGGAGAAGGCCAAAGTGGTAGTGGCGAGTGGGTGCGAGCCCAGCCGAGCGTGCATTATGGGGTGGAGGGTGCTGAGGGTCTCATCGGGGTACCCGTGGATCAGTATAGCATGCTCTATAAAGTAGCTTTGCCCGCTGGCACCTACTCACCCACCAGTCTGCACCCTGTTCTTAGCCACATTTCTCCTGCCTACAACGTACCTTCCTCGGTGTTACAGCATACGAGTGTTCCCTACCCTCCGCATGGCTACACCCAGATCCCACACTCCTCCTTGCAGTTTGTTAGCTCTCCGTACGCGACCGCGGTTCCCTACGCCTTGCCTCCGGGATTTGTTCCCAGTCCCTTAATGCCACCTCAGTCCGCCATTTCACAGCCACACCTGGTTCCATACCCATCAGTGATTCAGGAAGGAGTGGTCTCGTCCCCTCCGCAGCAGCAGGTCTCGTACACCAAAATGCTCCCGTCTGAGCAGGCGGCGGCACTCGGGACTGTAGGGATGCTGTCTGCCGGGGAGCTCAGCCCGAGAGGCGTGCCTGTGTTCTACAACCCCGCCGTCAGGGGCGTCCAACCTCAACGAGACCTGCACAGCAGCTCCCTAGAGCAGGAAAGGGAGGTGAATGGTGGGGACAGAGACCACGGAGGCAGGGAGAGCCATCAGGATGCAGTTTATTCGGCCAGAAGTGCACGGATGCTGCAGGCAGCTGCGCTGGAGGCCCAGCAAGACAAGAGCTTGAAAAGCCGCAGGCCGGAGGGCAGAATGTCGCCAGGACAGAGCAGCACGCCAGACACTGATCTCGAGGTGAGGAACGGATGGTTAACTATTGGATCAATGTGTTATAAT GTCCAGCAGGTGGTTGGACGACTGGCCTCTCCTGTCCATGGCACGAGTCGCAAGGAAGCAGCACATGTCCCTCTGAACCTGTCTCAAAGCTCTCAAAGGAGTCGAGAGACTCAGAGCGAAGTCAGAACAGCATATGCATTAAATCCTGCTGAATCCAGAGCTCATCAGCAGCATATCGTTCAACAAGGTCATGCCGTGATCTTGGCCAATGGGCAGCCTGTTCTCGTGCCCCTGGACTACCATCAccaccaacagcagcagcagcaacagcagcagcattatCAATCCAACGATGTGGCCTCACCAGCCATCGTTGCTTCTCAAGCTACATATACAAAAGCCATGGATGCAGCAGCGTGTCTCCCGGAGCGGGCGGTGGCAGAGCTGCCTCCCCAACACGGTCAGCAGCTTCCCACTCCAACTCCTGGTGCTTTACCACAGGCTCCTCTACTGGCACCCACCGGCCCGTCGCACTTCATGAAGGGCGCCATCATCCAGTTGGCTACCGGAGAGCTCAAGCGTGTGGAAGATCTGCAGACTCAGGACTTTGTGCGGAGCGCAGAAGTGAGCGGTGGGCTTAAGATCGACTCGAGCATGGTGGTGGACATCCGTGCTAGTCAGCGGCCTGGCCTAGTGGCGCTGCATTTCAACGTAGGGGAGCAGCAGAGCAAAGTGACTATAGATGTTCCCCCCGAACACCCATTTTTCGTTTTCGGACAGGGCTGGTCGTCCTGTAGCCCCGAGCGGACTGCCCAACTGTACGGTCTCACCTGCCACCATCTGCAAGTGGGTGATGTCTGCGTGTCCGTGACGCTGCAGCAGCAAGCCGCGTTACAGCAGAAACCGCCGCAGCAAATGCAGGCCCGGACTCCCACCAAAGCCAACTCCACGTCAGGAGCCCCACCTCAGCCCATGGGCCCCCCTGCGCCCCAGCACACCCCTCGGCCACCAAACCAATTAAAGATGGAGCGCATCCACAGAGAGAGGGACAGAGACAAGGAAGAGACCATGCAGGTCGGGGGTCTTCGACATATCGATGCGCCCCCCAGACCGAACAGGACTTCAGCAGAGCACACTCGGAGCCAGAGCAACTACTATTTGCACACTGAGGGTCATGCTCCACCGGGAACCGGAGCGGGAGCCTCTTCCGTAGGGGCGTCCCAGAGGCGCTGGTCTGCCCCTGGCTTCCAAAGATACAGCATCAAGAATGAGGACGGAAGTTTAGCCTCAGCTGCCACCTCTAGCTCCTCTCGGCCATCGTTTATCCCTCAGGAGGTCAAGCTATCCATCGAGGGGCGCTCGAACGCCGGCAAGTAG
- the elp5 gene encoding elongator complex protein 5 yields MLLDVLQAAEAGGFTLIQDTVKCSGRGILKCFINAALKRGEDVHVLGFEASETEVCAGLDSSCVQKLYFHKGFPDPLGWMCRSSFTVDQLTSQHITKLIKDAQHAKTSVLVIDSLSFVLRHHDPVVICQRLQELRKGGDIKMIISLLHSDLHLQGVVGIVSHLASTVISVAPANYEHHTVAMTTRRTKSGKVMQEEEYFSVSEDATLSVQTKSRQSGHVQKEQDVAEADPTTNLTFNLRLSEEERKAKEKVALPFVFSQEKKSALLRPTPGSGRIVYEPDASDDFDEEDPDDDLDV; encoded by the exons atGCTGCTAGATGTGCTTCAGGCAGCGGAGGCTGGAGGATTCACACTCATTCAAG ATACTGTCAAATGCAGTGGTCGGGGAATCCTCAAGTGTTTTATTAATGCTGCATTGAAAAG GGGCGAGGACGTACATGTGCTGGGATTTGAGGCGAGTGAAACAGAAGTGTGTGCTGGATTGGACAGCAGCTGTGTGCAGAA GCTTTATTTTCACAAGGGTTTCCCTGACCCCCTCGGCTGGATGTGTAGATCTTCTTTCACTGTCGATCAGCTCACTTCTCAACACATAACTAAGCTCATCAAAGACGCGCAGCATGCCAAAACATCAGTACTTGTTATTGACTCCCTCTCATTTGTTTTAAGACATCATGACCCTGTTGTCATCTGTCAAAGACTTCAAGAGCTCAGAAAAG GAGgagatattaaaatgattatcaGTCTCCTGCATTCAGACTTGCATCTGCAAGGTGTTGTAGGTATTGTAAGTCACTTAGCCAGCACTGTTATCTCTGTGGCACCTGCAAATTATGAACATCATACTGTGGCTATGACCACACGACGCACGAAGTCGGGCAAAGTTATGCAAGAG GAAGAGTATTTCAGCGTGTCTGAGGATGCAACCCTTTCTGTACAGACCAAATCCCGTCAATCTGGCCATGTACAGAAAGAGCAAGATGTAGCGGAG GCTGATCCAACAACAAACTTGACCTTCAATCTACGCCtgtctgaggaggagagaaaaGCCAAGGAGAAAGTGGCACTGCCATTTGTATTTAGCCAAGAGAA gaAATCAGCTCTTCTGAGGCCAACCCCTGGCTCGGGACGGATCGTGTACGAGCCTGATGCCAGCGATGACTTTGACGAGGAGGATCCAGATGATGATCTTGATGTGTGA